In Desulfuromonas sp. KJ2020, a single window of DNA contains:
- a CDS encoding Tfp pilus assembly protein FimT/FimU, with protein sequence MNYSPQGFTLLELMVTLVVTVGLLAVSLPIYGAWLDKQENRAAARAIAGALREARAAAVAHHREHRVKFVAPPPVSGQNPSFLFQRGNLSRNSTEWEDLTSNNPLPEGLFLRFTQSCVEDVSPRYLSFNPDGSSNSLYLCLGRSAGGENERTFAVGVSHSSTGRVTILRWNAACSCFQ encoded by the coding sequence TTGAATTATTCGCCACAAGGATTCACCTTGCTGGAACTGATGGTGACCCTGGTCGTCACTGTGGGTCTACTTGCTGTATCACTGCCTATCTATGGAGCCTGGCTCGATAAGCAGGAAAATCGCGCCGCCGCCCGTGCTATCGCCGGGGCATTGCGAGAGGCCAGGGCCGCCGCTGTCGCCCATCACCGGGAACATCGGGTCAAGTTTGTCGCTCCGCCACCGGTCTCAGGACAAAATCCCTCTTTCCTTTTTCAGCGAGGTAACCTGTCGAGAAACAGTACCGAGTGGGAAGACCTGACATCGAACAATCCTCTTCCGGAAGGGCTCTTTCTGCGGTTCACCCAGAGTTGTGTCGAGGATGTTTCGCCTCGCTATCTCTCCTTTAATCCGGATGGCTCAAGCAACAGTCTTTACCTCTGCCTTGGTCGAAGTGCAGGCGGGGAGAATGAGCGGACTTTTGCCGTGGGGGTAAGTCACTCCAGCACCGGCCGTGTCACAATTCTTCGCTGGAACGCGGCCTGCAGCTGCTTTCAGTAA
- a CDS encoding DUF1015 domain-containing protein has translation MAKIVPFRGLRYNLEQIKKPGAVMAPPYDVISPALQDDLYDRHPANVVRLILGRKTAGDDDTNNCYTRAAADFEQWQQDKVLQRDAEPSIYLYDQQYEVEGLGTVVRKGIMALTRIEDFSTGVVKPHEKTLAGPKTDRLNLTKACGANFSPIFSLYSDPCCVLESLSRSQKERTPDVEVADDDGVIHRLWQVTDAAVIDKAQELLDSKPLFIADGHHRYETAINYRNYMREKHPDFTGKEPFNYVLMYFANMEDQGMLIFPTHRLLFNLPGFRMPTFITALRPYFEVESMSLDPEDAEARKKVQRTLLEKGEKGHAFGLYGGENTVYFLTLKDETVMDRFFDEKAPKALRTLDVSILHRLVLEDVLKITPEAQEQQTNLKYVKNMDEPFSRVLSGEVQLAFMLNPTRMSEVRDVANAGEKMPQKSTYFYPKLLTGLVINKIVPSEKVED, from the coding sequence ATGGCCAAGATTGTTCCTTTTCGCGGGCTTCGCTATAACCTGGAGCAGATTAAAAAGCCCGGTGCGGTAATGGCGCCCCCCTACGATGTTATTTCGCCTGCTTTGCAGGACGACCTCTATGATCGGCATCCGGCCAACGTGGTGCGCCTTATTCTCGGCAGGAAGACGGCGGGGGATGATGACACAAACAACTGTTACACCCGTGCTGCCGCCGATTTTGAACAGTGGCAGCAGGACAAGGTTCTGCAGCGGGATGCCGAGCCTTCCATTTACCTCTATGACCAGCAATATGAGGTCGAGGGGCTGGGGACGGTTGTTCGTAAGGGGATTATGGCCCTGACCCGCATCGAGGATTTTTCCACCGGCGTGGTCAAGCCTCACGAAAAGACCCTGGCCGGCCCGAAAACGGACCGACTGAATCTCACCAAGGCCTGTGGCGCCAACTTCAGCCCGATCTTCTCCCTCTATTCCGATCCCTGCTGTGTCCTCGAATCTCTCAGTCGCTCCCAGAAGGAGCGCACTCCCGATGTGGAAGTGGCTGATGACGATGGGGTGATCCATCGCCTTTGGCAGGTCACCGACGCCGCGGTCATCGACAAGGCCCAGGAGCTTCTGGACAGCAAGCCCCTGTTCATTGCTGATGGCCATCACCGCTATGAAACAGCCATCAACTACCGCAACTACATGCGGGAGAAACATCCTGACTTTACCGGAAAAGAACCGTTCAACTATGTGTTGATGTATTTCGCCAACATGGAAGACCAGGGCATGCTGATCTTTCCGACCCACCGGCTCCTGTTCAATCTGCCCGGTTTCCGCATGCCAACCTTCATTACGGCCCTGCGTCCCTACTTCGAGGTCGAATCGATGAGTCTTGATCCCGAGGATGCCGAGGCGCGTAAAAAGGTGCAGCGCACTCTGCTGGAGAAGGGGGAAAAAGGCCATGCCTTCGGCCTTTATGGCGGCGAGAATACCGTCTATTTCCTCACGCTGAAAGATGAAACCGTCATGGACCGCTTCTTCGACGAGAAAGCCCCCAAGGCGCTGCGCACGCTGGACGTCTCCATCCTCCACCGCCTGGTGCTGGAAGATGTCCTCAAGATCACCCCGGAAGCCCAGGAACAGCAGACCAATCTCAAGTACGTCAAGAACATGGACGAGCCCTTCTCCCGCGTCCTGTCCGGCGAGGTGCAGCTGGCCTTCATGCTCAACCCCACCCGCATGAGCGAGGTGCGTGATGTGGCCAACGCCGGTGAAAAAATGCCGCAGAAATCGACTTACTTTTATCCGAAGCTTTTGACCGGCCTTGTGATCAACAAGATTGTGCCCAGTGAGAAAGTCGAGGACTAA